A section of the Papio anubis isolate 15944 chromosome 16, Panubis1.0, whole genome shotgun sequence genome encodes:
- the UCKL1 gene encoding uridine-cytidine kinase-like 1 isoform X14 has product MSNAESLDRLLPPVGTGHSPRKRTTSQCKSEPPLLRTSKRTIYTAGRPPWYNEHGTQSKEAFAIGLGGGSASGKTTVARMIIEALDVPWVVLLSMDSFYKVLTEQQQEQAAHNNFNFDHPDAFDFDLIISTLKKLKQGKSVKVPVYDFTTHSRKRDWKTLYGANVIIFEGIMAFADKTLLELLDMKIFVDTDSDIRLVRRLRRDISERGRDIEGVIKQYNKFVKPSFDQYIQPTMRLADIVVPRGSGNTVAIDLIVQHVHSQLEERELSVRAALASAHQCHPLPQTLSVLKSTPQVRGMHTIIRDKETSRDEFIFYSKRLMRLLIEHALSFLPFQDCVVRTPQGQDYAGKCYAGKQITGVSILRAGETMEPALRAVCKDVRIGTILIQTNQLTGEPELHYLRLPKDISDDHVILMDCTVSTGAAAMMAVRVLLDHDVPEDKIFLLSLLMAEMGVHSVAYAFPRVRIITTAVDKRVNDLFRIIPGIGEAAQALQPCMRARWVALGGPTTHWPAFSRELWRPLLWDRRGPRWQ; this is encoded by the exons ATGAG CAATGCAGAGTCCCTGGACAGGCTCCTGCCACCCGTGGGCACCGGGCACTCTCCCCGGAAGCGGACCACCAGCCAGTGCAAGTCAGAGCCTCCCCTGCTGCGCACCAGCAAGCGCACCATCTACACCGCAGGGCGGCCGCCCTGGTACAACGAGCACGGCACGCAGTCCAAGGAGGCCTTCGCCATCG GCCTGGGAGGTGGCAGTGCCTCTGGGAAGACCACTGTTGCCAGAATGATCATTGAAGCCCTGGACGTGCCCTGGGTGGTCTTGCTGTCCATGGACTCCTTCTACAAG GTGCTGACTGAGCAGCAGCAGGAACAGGCCGCACACAACAACTTCAACTTCGACCACCCGGACGCCTTTGACTTCGACCTCATCATTTCCACCCTCAAGAAACTGAAGCAGGGGAAGAGTGTCAAGGTGCCCGTCTATGACTTCACCACGCACAGCCGGAAGAGGGACTGG AAAACACTGTATGGTGCAAACGTCATCATCTTTGAGGGCATCATGGCCTTTGCTGACAAGACACTGCTGGAG CTCCTGGACATGAAGATCTTTGTGGACACAGACTCTGACATCCGCCTGGTACGGCGGCTGCGCCGGGACATCAGTGAGCGCGGCCGGGACATCGAGGGTGTCATCAAGCAGTACAACAAGTTTGTCAAGCCCTCCTTCGACCAGTACATCCAGCCCACCATGCGCCTGGCAGACATCGTGGTGCCCAGAG GGAGCGGCAACACGGTGGCCATCGACCTGATCGTGCAGCACGTGCACAGCCAGCTGGAGGAG CGTGAACTCAGCGTCAG GGCTGCGCTGGCCTCGGCACACCAGTGCCACCCGCTGCCCCAGACGCTGAGCGTTCTGAAGAGCACGCCGCAGGTGCGAGGCATGCACACCATCATCAG GGACAAGGAGACCAGTCGCGACGAGTTCATCTTCTACTCCAAGAGACTGATGCGGCTGCTCATCGAGCACGCGCTCTCCTTCCTACCCTTTCAG GACTGCGTTGTGCGGACCCCGCAGGGGCAGGACTACGCGGGCAAGTGCTATGCGGGGAAGCAG ATCACAGGTGTGTCCATCCTGCGTGCCGGTGAAACCATGGAGCCCGCCCTGCGCGCTGTGTGCAAAGACGTGCGCATCGGCACCATCCTCATCCAGACCAACCAGCTTACCGGGGAGCCCGAG CTGCACTACCTGAGGCTGCCCAAGGACATCAGCGATGACCACGTGATCCTCATGGACTGCACCGTGTCCACGGGCGCCGCGGCCATGATGGCGGTGCGCGTGCTCCTG GACCACGACGTGCCTGAGGACAAGATCTTTCTGCTGTCACTGCTCATGGCAGAGATGGGCGTGCACTCAGTGGCCTATGCGTTTCCACGAGTGAGAATCATCACCACGGCGGTGGACAAGCGGGTCAATGACCTTTTCCGCATCATCCCAGGCATTGGTGAGGCTGCCCAGGCCCTTCAGCCGTGCatgagggcaaggtgggtggccCTGGGAGGCCCCACCACACACTGGCCCGCTTTCTCCAGGGAACTTTGGCGACCGCTACTTTGGGACAGACGCGGTCCCCGATGGCAGTGA
- the UCKL1 gene encoding uridine-cytidine kinase-like 1 isoform X9: MSSPPSYPGIRISGCRALGAEGGNAESLDRLLPPVGTGHSPRKRTTSQCKSEPPLLRTSKRTIYTAGRPPWYNEHGTQSKEAFAIGLGGGSASGKTTVARMIIEALDVPWVVLLSMDSFYKVLTEQQQEQAAHNNFNFDHPDAFDFDLIISTLKKLKQGKSVKVPVYDFTTHSRKRDWKTLYGANVIIFEGIMAFADKTLLELLDMKIFVDTDSDIRLVRRLRRDISERGRDIEGVIKQYNKFVKPSFDQYIQPTMRLADIVVPRGSGNTVAIDLIVQHVHSQLEERELSVRAALASAHQCHPLPQTLSVLKSTPQVRGMHTIIRDKETSRDEFIFYSKRLMRLLIEHALSFLPFQDCVVRTPQGQDYAGKCYAGKQITGVSILRAGETMEPALRAVCKDVRIGTILIQTNQLTGEPELHYLRLPKDISDDHVILMDCTVSTGAAAMMAVRVLLDHDVPEDKIFLLSLLMAEMGVHSVAYAFPRVRIITTAVDKRVNDLFRIIPGIGEAAQALQPCMRARWVALGGPTTHWPAFSRELWRPLLWDRRGPRWQ; this comes from the exons ATGAGCAGCCCCCCATCTTACCCTGGCATCAGGATCTCAGGGTGCCGGGCCCTTGGAGCAGAAGGCGG CAATGCAGAGTCCCTGGACAGGCTCCTGCCACCCGTGGGCACCGGGCACTCTCCCCGGAAGCGGACCACCAGCCAGTGCAAGTCAGAGCCTCCCCTGCTGCGCACCAGCAAGCGCACCATCTACACCGCAGGGCGGCCGCCCTGGTACAACGAGCACGGCACGCAGTCCAAGGAGGCCTTCGCCATCG GCCTGGGAGGTGGCAGTGCCTCTGGGAAGACCACTGTTGCCAGAATGATCATTGAAGCCCTGGACGTGCCCTGGGTGGTCTTGCTGTCCATGGACTCCTTCTACAAG GTGCTGACTGAGCAGCAGCAGGAACAGGCCGCACACAACAACTTCAACTTCGACCACCCGGACGCCTTTGACTTCGACCTCATCATTTCCACCCTCAAGAAACTGAAGCAGGGGAAGAGTGTCAAGGTGCCCGTCTATGACTTCACCACGCACAGCCGGAAGAGGGACTGG AAAACACTGTATGGTGCAAACGTCATCATCTTTGAGGGCATCATGGCCTTTGCTGACAAGACACTGCTGGAG CTCCTGGACATGAAGATCTTTGTGGACACAGACTCTGACATCCGCCTGGTACGGCGGCTGCGCCGGGACATCAGTGAGCGCGGCCGGGACATCGAGGGTGTCATCAAGCAGTACAACAAGTTTGTCAAGCCCTCCTTCGACCAGTACATCCAGCCCACCATGCGCCTGGCAGACATCGTGGTGCCCAGAG GGAGCGGCAACACGGTGGCCATCGACCTGATCGTGCAGCACGTGCACAGCCAGCTGGAGGAG CGTGAACTCAGCGTCAG GGCTGCGCTGGCCTCGGCACACCAGTGCCACCCGCTGCCCCAGACGCTGAGCGTTCTGAAGAGCACGCCGCAGGTGCGAGGCATGCACACCATCATCAG GGACAAGGAGACCAGTCGCGACGAGTTCATCTTCTACTCCAAGAGACTGATGCGGCTGCTCATCGAGCACGCGCTCTCCTTCCTACCCTTTCAG GACTGCGTTGTGCGGACCCCGCAGGGGCAGGACTACGCGGGCAAGTGCTATGCGGGGAAGCAG ATCACAGGTGTGTCCATCCTGCGTGCCGGTGAAACCATGGAGCCCGCCCTGCGCGCTGTGTGCAAAGACGTGCGCATCGGCACCATCCTCATCCAGACCAACCAGCTTACCGGGGAGCCCGAG CTGCACTACCTGAGGCTGCCCAAGGACATCAGCGATGACCACGTGATCCTCATGGACTGCACCGTGTCCACGGGCGCCGCGGCCATGATGGCGGTGCGCGTGCTCCTG GACCACGACGTGCCTGAGGACAAGATCTTTCTGCTGTCACTGCTCATGGCAGAGATGGGCGTGCACTCAGTGGCCTATGCGTTTCCACGAGTGAGAATCATCACCACGGCGGTGGACAAGCGGGTCAATGACCTTTTCCGCATCATCCCAGGCATTGGTGAGGCTGCCCAGGCCCTTCAGCCGTGCatgagggcaaggtgggtggccCTGGGAGGCCCCACCACACACTGGCCCGCTTTCTCCAGGGAACTTTGGCGACCGCTACTTTGGGACAGACGCGGTCCCCGATGGCAGTGA
- the UCKL1 gene encoding uridine-cytidine kinase-like 1 isoform X12 codes for MSSPPSYPGIRISGCRALGAEGGSNAESLDRLLPPVGTGHSPRKRTTSQCKSEPPLLRTSKRTIYTAGRPPWYNEHGTQSKEAFAIGLGGGSASGKTTVARMIIEALDVPWVVLLSMDSFYKVLTEQQQEQAAHNNFNFDHPDAFDFDLIISTLKKLKQGKSVKVPVYDFTTHSRKRDWKTLYGANVIIFEGIMAFADKTLLELLDMKIFVDTDSDIRLVRRLRRDISERGRDIEGVIKQYNKFVKPSFDQYIQPTMRLADIVVPRGSGNTVAIDLIVQHVHSQLEERELSVRAALASAHQCHPLPQTLSVLKSTPQVRGMHTIIRDKETSRDEFIFYSKRLMRLLIEHALSFLPFQDCVVRTPQGQDYAGKCYAGKQITGVSILRAGETMEPALRAVCKDVRIGTILIQTNQLTGEPELHYLRLPKDISDDHVILMDCTVSTGAAAMMAVRVLLDHDVPEDKIFLLSLLMAEMGVHSVAYAFPRVRIITTAVDKRVNDLFRIIPGIGNFGDRYFGTDAVPDGSDEEEVAYTG; via the exons ATGAGCAGCCCCCCATCTTACCCTGGCATCAGGATCTCAGGGTGCCGGGCCCTTGGAGCAGAAGGCGG CAGCAATGCAGAGTCCCTGGACAGGCTCCTGCCACCCGTGGGCACCGGGCACTCTCCCCGGAAGCGGACCACCAGCCAGTGCAAGTCAGAGCCTCCCCTGCTGCGCACCAGCAAGCGCACCATCTACACCGCAGGGCGGCCGCCCTGGTACAACGAGCACGGCACGCAGTCCAAGGAGGCCTTCGCCATCG GCCTGGGAGGTGGCAGTGCCTCTGGGAAGACCACTGTTGCCAGAATGATCATTGAAGCCCTGGACGTGCCCTGGGTGGTCTTGCTGTCCATGGACTCCTTCTACAAG GTGCTGACTGAGCAGCAGCAGGAACAGGCCGCACACAACAACTTCAACTTCGACCACCCGGACGCCTTTGACTTCGACCTCATCATTTCCACCCTCAAGAAACTGAAGCAGGGGAAGAGTGTCAAGGTGCCCGTCTATGACTTCACCACGCACAGCCGGAAGAGGGACTGG AAAACACTGTATGGTGCAAACGTCATCATCTTTGAGGGCATCATGGCCTTTGCTGACAAGACACTGCTGGAG CTCCTGGACATGAAGATCTTTGTGGACACAGACTCTGACATCCGCCTGGTACGGCGGCTGCGCCGGGACATCAGTGAGCGCGGCCGGGACATCGAGGGTGTCATCAAGCAGTACAACAAGTTTGTCAAGCCCTCCTTCGACCAGTACATCCAGCCCACCATGCGCCTGGCAGACATCGTGGTGCCCAGAG GGAGCGGCAACACGGTGGCCATCGACCTGATCGTGCAGCACGTGCACAGCCAGCTGGAGGAG CGTGAACTCAGCGTCAG GGCTGCGCTGGCCTCGGCACACCAGTGCCACCCGCTGCCCCAGACGCTGAGCGTTCTGAAGAGCACGCCGCAGGTGCGAGGCATGCACACCATCATCAG GGACAAGGAGACCAGTCGCGACGAGTTCATCTTCTACTCCAAGAGACTGATGCGGCTGCTCATCGAGCACGCGCTCTCCTTCCTACCCTTTCAG GACTGCGTTGTGCGGACCCCGCAGGGGCAGGACTACGCGGGCAAGTGCTATGCGGGGAAGCAG ATCACAGGTGTGTCCATCCTGCGTGCCGGTGAAACCATGGAGCCCGCCCTGCGCGCTGTGTGCAAAGACGTGCGCATCGGCACCATCCTCATCCAGACCAACCAGCTTACCGGGGAGCCCGAG CTGCACTACCTGAGGCTGCCCAAGGACATCAGCGATGACCACGTGATCCTCATGGACTGCACCGTGTCCACGGGCGCCGCGGCCATGATGGCGGTGCGCGTGCTCCTG GACCACGACGTGCCTGAGGACAAGATCTTTCTGCTGTCACTGCTCATGGCAGAGATGGGCGTGCACTCAGTGGCCTATGCGTTTCCACGAGTGAGAATCATCACCACGGCGGTGGACAAGCGGGTCAATGACCTTTTCCGCATCATCCCAGGCATTG GGAACTTTGGCGACCGCTACTTTGGGACAGACGCGGTCCCCGATGGCAGTGACGAGGAGGAAGTGGCCTACACGGGTTAG
- the UCKL1 gene encoding uridine-cytidine kinase-like 1 isoform X13, protein MSSPPSYPGIRISGCRALGAEGGNAESLDRLLPPVGTGHSPRKRTTSQCKSEPPLLRTSKRTIYTAGRPPWYNEHGTQSKEAFAIGLGGGSASGKTTVARMIIEALDVPWVVLLSMDSFYKVLTEQQQEQAAHNNFNFDHPDAFDFDLIISTLKKLKQGKSVKVPVYDFTTHSRKRDWKTLYGANVIIFEGIMAFADKTLLELLDMKIFVDTDSDIRLVRRLRRDISERGRDIEGVIKQYNKFVKPSFDQYIQPTMRLADIVVPRGSGNTVAIDLIVQHVHSQLEERELSVRAALASAHQCHPLPQTLSVLKSTPQVRGMHTIIRDKETSRDEFIFYSKRLMRLLIEHALSFLPFQDCVVRTPQGQDYAGKCYAGKQITGVSILRAGETMEPALRAVCKDVRIGTILIQTNQLTGEPELHYLRLPKDISDDHVILMDCTVSTGAAAMMAVRVLLDHDVPEDKIFLLSLLMAEMGVHSVAYAFPRVRIITTAVDKRVNDLFRIIPGIGNFGDRYFGTDAVPDGSDEEEVAYTG, encoded by the exons ATGAGCAGCCCCCCATCTTACCCTGGCATCAGGATCTCAGGGTGCCGGGCCCTTGGAGCAGAAGGCGG CAATGCAGAGTCCCTGGACAGGCTCCTGCCACCCGTGGGCACCGGGCACTCTCCCCGGAAGCGGACCACCAGCCAGTGCAAGTCAGAGCCTCCCCTGCTGCGCACCAGCAAGCGCACCATCTACACCGCAGGGCGGCCGCCCTGGTACAACGAGCACGGCACGCAGTCCAAGGAGGCCTTCGCCATCG GCCTGGGAGGTGGCAGTGCCTCTGGGAAGACCACTGTTGCCAGAATGATCATTGAAGCCCTGGACGTGCCCTGGGTGGTCTTGCTGTCCATGGACTCCTTCTACAAG GTGCTGACTGAGCAGCAGCAGGAACAGGCCGCACACAACAACTTCAACTTCGACCACCCGGACGCCTTTGACTTCGACCTCATCATTTCCACCCTCAAGAAACTGAAGCAGGGGAAGAGTGTCAAGGTGCCCGTCTATGACTTCACCACGCACAGCCGGAAGAGGGACTGG AAAACACTGTATGGTGCAAACGTCATCATCTTTGAGGGCATCATGGCCTTTGCTGACAAGACACTGCTGGAG CTCCTGGACATGAAGATCTTTGTGGACACAGACTCTGACATCCGCCTGGTACGGCGGCTGCGCCGGGACATCAGTGAGCGCGGCCGGGACATCGAGGGTGTCATCAAGCAGTACAACAAGTTTGTCAAGCCCTCCTTCGACCAGTACATCCAGCCCACCATGCGCCTGGCAGACATCGTGGTGCCCAGAG GGAGCGGCAACACGGTGGCCATCGACCTGATCGTGCAGCACGTGCACAGCCAGCTGGAGGAG CGTGAACTCAGCGTCAG GGCTGCGCTGGCCTCGGCACACCAGTGCCACCCGCTGCCCCAGACGCTGAGCGTTCTGAAGAGCACGCCGCAGGTGCGAGGCATGCACACCATCATCAG GGACAAGGAGACCAGTCGCGACGAGTTCATCTTCTACTCCAAGAGACTGATGCGGCTGCTCATCGAGCACGCGCTCTCCTTCCTACCCTTTCAG GACTGCGTTGTGCGGACCCCGCAGGGGCAGGACTACGCGGGCAAGTGCTATGCGGGGAAGCAG ATCACAGGTGTGTCCATCCTGCGTGCCGGTGAAACCATGGAGCCCGCCCTGCGCGCTGTGTGCAAAGACGTGCGCATCGGCACCATCCTCATCCAGACCAACCAGCTTACCGGGGAGCCCGAG CTGCACTACCTGAGGCTGCCCAAGGACATCAGCGATGACCACGTGATCCTCATGGACTGCACCGTGTCCACGGGCGCCGCGGCCATGATGGCGGTGCGCGTGCTCCTG GACCACGACGTGCCTGAGGACAAGATCTTTCTGCTGTCACTGCTCATGGCAGAGATGGGCGTGCACTCAGTGGCCTATGCGTTTCCACGAGTGAGAATCATCACCACGGCGGTGGACAAGCGGGTCAATGACCTTTTCCGCATCATCCCAGGCATTG GGAACTTTGGCGACCGCTACTTTGGGACAGACGCGGTCCCCGATGGCAGTGACGAGGAGGAAGTGGCCTACACGGGTTAG
- the UCKL1 gene encoding uridine-cytidine kinase-like 1 isoform X2, which yields MSSPPSYPGIRISGCRALGAEGGRNLRLWSVPSPANSRAQGQTVPLQEATKSNAESLDRLLPPVGTGHSPRKRTTSQCKSEPPLLRTSKRTIYTAGRPPWYNEHGTQSKEAFAIGLGGGSASGKTTVARMIIEALDVPWVVLLSMDSFYKVLTEQQQEQAAHNNFNFDHPDAFDFDLIISTLKKLKQGKSVKVPVYDFTTHSRKRDWKTLYGANVIIFEGIMAFADKTLLELLDMKIFVDTDSDIRLVRRLRRDISERGRDIEGVIKQYNKFVKPSFDQYIQPTMRLADIVVPRGSGNTVAIDLIVQHVHSQLEERELSVRAALASAHQCHPLPQTLSVLKSTPQVRGMHTIIRDKETSRDEFIFYSKRLMRLLIEHALSFLPFQDCVVRTPQGQDYAGKCYAGKQITGVSILRAGETMEPALRAVCKDVRIGTILIQTNQLTGEPELHYLRLPKDISDDHVILMDCTVSTGAAAMMAVRVLLDHDVPEDKIFLLSLLMAEMGVHSVAYAFPRVRIITTAVDKRVNDLFRIIPGIGEAAQALQPCMRARWVALGGPTTHWPAFSRELWRPLLWDRRGPRWQ from the exons ATGAGCAGCCCCCCATCTTACCCTGGCATCAGGATCTCAGGGTGCCGGGCCCTTGGAGCAGAAGGCGG GCGTAACTTGCGTTTGTGGAGTGTTCCATCTCCCGCGAACTCCAGAGCGCAGGGACAGACTGTGCCGCTGCAGGAAGCTACAAAGAG CAATGCAGAGTCCCTGGACAGGCTCCTGCCACCCGTGGGCACCGGGCACTCTCCCCGGAAGCGGACCACCAGCCAGTGCAAGTCAGAGCCTCCCCTGCTGCGCACCAGCAAGCGCACCATCTACACCGCAGGGCGGCCGCCCTGGTACAACGAGCACGGCACGCAGTCCAAGGAGGCCTTCGCCATCG GCCTGGGAGGTGGCAGTGCCTCTGGGAAGACCACTGTTGCCAGAATGATCATTGAAGCCCTGGACGTGCCCTGGGTGGTCTTGCTGTCCATGGACTCCTTCTACAAG GTGCTGACTGAGCAGCAGCAGGAACAGGCCGCACACAACAACTTCAACTTCGACCACCCGGACGCCTTTGACTTCGACCTCATCATTTCCACCCTCAAGAAACTGAAGCAGGGGAAGAGTGTCAAGGTGCCCGTCTATGACTTCACCACGCACAGCCGGAAGAGGGACTGG AAAACACTGTATGGTGCAAACGTCATCATCTTTGAGGGCATCATGGCCTTTGCTGACAAGACACTGCTGGAG CTCCTGGACATGAAGATCTTTGTGGACACAGACTCTGACATCCGCCTGGTACGGCGGCTGCGCCGGGACATCAGTGAGCGCGGCCGGGACATCGAGGGTGTCATCAAGCAGTACAACAAGTTTGTCAAGCCCTCCTTCGACCAGTACATCCAGCCCACCATGCGCCTGGCAGACATCGTGGTGCCCAGAG GGAGCGGCAACACGGTGGCCATCGACCTGATCGTGCAGCACGTGCACAGCCAGCTGGAGGAG CGTGAACTCAGCGTCAG GGCTGCGCTGGCCTCGGCACACCAGTGCCACCCGCTGCCCCAGACGCTGAGCGTTCTGAAGAGCACGCCGCAGGTGCGAGGCATGCACACCATCATCAG GGACAAGGAGACCAGTCGCGACGAGTTCATCTTCTACTCCAAGAGACTGATGCGGCTGCTCATCGAGCACGCGCTCTCCTTCCTACCCTTTCAG GACTGCGTTGTGCGGACCCCGCAGGGGCAGGACTACGCGGGCAAGTGCTATGCGGGGAAGCAG ATCACAGGTGTGTCCATCCTGCGTGCCGGTGAAACCATGGAGCCCGCCCTGCGCGCTGTGTGCAAAGACGTGCGCATCGGCACCATCCTCATCCAGACCAACCAGCTTACCGGGGAGCCCGAG CTGCACTACCTGAGGCTGCCCAAGGACATCAGCGATGACCACGTGATCCTCATGGACTGCACCGTGTCCACGGGCGCCGCGGCCATGATGGCGGTGCGCGTGCTCCTG GACCACGACGTGCCTGAGGACAAGATCTTTCTGCTGTCACTGCTCATGGCAGAGATGGGCGTGCACTCAGTGGCCTATGCGTTTCCACGAGTGAGAATCATCACCACGGCGGTGGACAAGCGGGTCAATGACCTTTTCCGCATCATCCCAGGCATTGGTGAGGCTGCCCAGGCCCTTCAGCCGTGCatgagggcaaggtgggtggccCTGGGAGGCCCCACCACACACTGGCCCGCTTTCTCCAGGGAACTTTGGCGACCGCTACTTTGGGACAGACGCGGTCCCCGATGGCAGTGA
- the UCKL1 gene encoding uridine-cytidine kinase-like 1 isoform X8 has protein sequence MSSPPSYPGIRISGCRALGAEGGSNAESLDRLLPPVGTGHSPRKRTTSQCKSEPPLLRTSKRTIYTAGRPPWYNEHGTQSKEAFAIGLGGGSASGKTTVARMIIEALDVPWVVLLSMDSFYKVLTEQQQEQAAHNNFNFDHPDAFDFDLIISTLKKLKQGKSVKVPVYDFTTHSRKRDWKTLYGANVIIFEGIMAFADKTLLELLDMKIFVDTDSDIRLVRRLRRDISERGRDIEGVIKQYNKFVKPSFDQYIQPTMRLADIVVPRGSGNTVAIDLIVQHVHSQLEERELSVRAALASAHQCHPLPQTLSVLKSTPQVRGMHTIIRDKETSRDEFIFYSKRLMRLLIEHALSFLPFQDCVVRTPQGQDYAGKCYAGKQITGVSILRAGETMEPALRAVCKDVRIGTILIQTNQLTGEPELHYLRLPKDISDDHVILMDCTVSTGAAAMMAVRVLLDHDVPEDKIFLLSLLMAEMGVHSVAYAFPRVRIITTAVDKRVNDLFRIIPGIGEAAQALQPCMRARWVALGGPTTHWPAFSRELWRPLLWDRRGPRWQ, from the exons ATGAGCAGCCCCCCATCTTACCCTGGCATCAGGATCTCAGGGTGCCGGGCCCTTGGAGCAGAAGGCGG CAGCAATGCAGAGTCCCTGGACAGGCTCCTGCCACCCGTGGGCACCGGGCACTCTCCCCGGAAGCGGACCACCAGCCAGTGCAAGTCAGAGCCTCCCCTGCTGCGCACCAGCAAGCGCACCATCTACACCGCAGGGCGGCCGCCCTGGTACAACGAGCACGGCACGCAGTCCAAGGAGGCCTTCGCCATCG GCCTGGGAGGTGGCAGTGCCTCTGGGAAGACCACTGTTGCCAGAATGATCATTGAAGCCCTGGACGTGCCCTGGGTGGTCTTGCTGTCCATGGACTCCTTCTACAAG GTGCTGACTGAGCAGCAGCAGGAACAGGCCGCACACAACAACTTCAACTTCGACCACCCGGACGCCTTTGACTTCGACCTCATCATTTCCACCCTCAAGAAACTGAAGCAGGGGAAGAGTGTCAAGGTGCCCGTCTATGACTTCACCACGCACAGCCGGAAGAGGGACTGG AAAACACTGTATGGTGCAAACGTCATCATCTTTGAGGGCATCATGGCCTTTGCTGACAAGACACTGCTGGAG CTCCTGGACATGAAGATCTTTGTGGACACAGACTCTGACATCCGCCTGGTACGGCGGCTGCGCCGGGACATCAGTGAGCGCGGCCGGGACATCGAGGGTGTCATCAAGCAGTACAACAAGTTTGTCAAGCCCTCCTTCGACCAGTACATCCAGCCCACCATGCGCCTGGCAGACATCGTGGTGCCCAGAG GGAGCGGCAACACGGTGGCCATCGACCTGATCGTGCAGCACGTGCACAGCCAGCTGGAGGAG CGTGAACTCAGCGTCAG GGCTGCGCTGGCCTCGGCACACCAGTGCCACCCGCTGCCCCAGACGCTGAGCGTTCTGAAGAGCACGCCGCAGGTGCGAGGCATGCACACCATCATCAG GGACAAGGAGACCAGTCGCGACGAGTTCATCTTCTACTCCAAGAGACTGATGCGGCTGCTCATCGAGCACGCGCTCTCCTTCCTACCCTTTCAG GACTGCGTTGTGCGGACCCCGCAGGGGCAGGACTACGCGGGCAAGTGCTATGCGGGGAAGCAG ATCACAGGTGTGTCCATCCTGCGTGCCGGTGAAACCATGGAGCCCGCCCTGCGCGCTGTGTGCAAAGACGTGCGCATCGGCACCATCCTCATCCAGACCAACCAGCTTACCGGGGAGCCCGAG CTGCACTACCTGAGGCTGCCCAAGGACATCAGCGATGACCACGTGATCCTCATGGACTGCACCGTGTCCACGGGCGCCGCGGCCATGATGGCGGTGCGCGTGCTCCTG GACCACGACGTGCCTGAGGACAAGATCTTTCTGCTGTCACTGCTCATGGCAGAGATGGGCGTGCACTCAGTGGCCTATGCGTTTCCACGAGTGAGAATCATCACCACGGCGGTGGACAAGCGGGTCAATGACCTTTTCCGCATCATCCCAGGCATTGGTGAGGCTGCCCAGGCCCTTCAGCCGTGCatgagggcaaggtgggtggccCTGGGAGGCCCCACCACACACTGGCCCGCTTTCTCCAGGGAACTTTGGCGACCGCTACTTTGGGACAGACGCGGTCCCCGATGGCAGTGA